Within the Irregularibacter muris genome, the region AAAAGACATAGGGCATCATCGGGAAAAAAAGGTAAAAAGAACAGAATTAATAATCCCACCGTATATCTTTCGGAGACCATATTGATATATTTATTATAGGATTTTTCTCCTATTAGCCTGATAACCAAGGGTTTTCCAAATAATCTTGCCAGATAAAAGGCAATAACCGATCCTAAAATAATCCCCAAAGCATTCAATAAAAAACCTTTGATCACTCCATATACTGCCCCTGCTGCTAAAGCAGTTATACTTCCAGGGATAGGGGCGATAATGACCTGTATAATCTGTATGAAAATAATCATAATAGGGCCCCAAATACCAAAATTCTGTATATATTCCTTTAATTCATCTACATTTAGTAATATTTCCTTAAGGGAATAAAAGGCTGAGGGGGAGAGAATAAAATATATAATCACTGCTAGTATGCAGAGGATAAGTAGAATGCCTACAATATTTTGTTTCTTCATCTTTTGTACCTACCTCTCCAAAATCATTTTTTAAAATTTGTCTTCTGTACATTCTTTCTATTAATACTACCCTTAATTGATTTCTTTATTATTCACTATTTTACCTTATTTTTTGATTATTTCCATCTTTCTCTCTATAAAATAATAATCCCTAGAAAATATTTTCTAGGGATTATTATTTTATAGGTCTATTAAGTTTCTCTTATATCGAATATATCCTTGTCTTAGTTCTTGAATCTTTTTACTCATTTCTATTTGTAATTCCGAGGCGATTTCATAATCTTCCTCCATAAGGGCTTCTCTAATTCGCCCTAGGAGGGAGGTTTTTTCTAGGGAATTTTTCATGAGCTCATGGCGAAGAGCATTTATTTTTCTCCAGAGGACTTCGTCTAAATCTGTTGCGGTATCTTCTTTATGGAGTTTTTTGCATTCTCTAATAAGGTGGATGTTCTCTATTAATACACGATTGAGAAGCTCTTTTTTCCAAATATCTATGGTACTGGCTTTAACCGAATTTATGGTATTTGGAGTCATCACTTCTCCCCTTAATAGAATTCCTACCCGATCCTTATGTTGATCAAAATAGCTTATATTTTCCCAAGGAGTTGCCGGTGGGGTACCAAAGATAGCATTTCTTTCCTGCTGGCTATAGTATTCAAATACATTTTCTTCACTACGATAGGCTCTATTTTTTTCTAGATAAAATCCTTCCTGTCCTGCTTTTTTAGAAATTTCCCTTTCTAACTCCTTACCCTCTTTCCCGCTCTGGGCCACGGCCATCATTCCATCCAGCATAGCTTGGTAAAGGGCAGCAATGACCAAAAATGTATTGGATAGGGGGTTGGGGGATCTAACTTCAAAGCGTGTGGCTAAGGGGTTTTGCATATCCCTTACCAAGCCTACCAATACCGAGCGGTTTCTGGAAGGATTCTCCACAGTATGACCTAGGGAAGTAACAATACATACAGGAGCTTCAAAACCTGGCTTTAGTCGATTAAAGGCATCTATACTAGAATTAATAAAGGGGTTTACAATTTCATAGTTTCTCAGTATCCCCATTAGGGCACCATAGCCTAGGGTGCTTAAATAATCTTCCTTTAA harbors:
- a CDS encoding TVP38/TMEM64 family protein; the encoded protein is MKKQNIVGILLILCILAVIIYFILSPSAFYSLKEILLNVDELKEYIQNFGIWGPIMIIFIQIIQVIIAPIPGSITALAAGAVYGVIKGFLLNALGIILGSVIAFYLARLFGKPLVIRLIGEKSYNKYINMVSERYTVGLLILFFLPFFPDDALCLLAGISPMPIAVFLFLVVIGRLPGMFVSTLVGSGALTLSLPIWIAVGMLSIMTIYLSMKYNEKIEHFVYRNVERQKARIEKRRKTIHRKMEKRTRKRRK